A single Loxodonta africana isolate mLoxAfr1 chromosome 24, mLoxAfr1.hap2, whole genome shotgun sequence DNA region contains:
- the MAVS gene encoding mitochondrial antiviral-signaling protein isoform X2, whose protein sequence is MSAEDRTYQYIRHNHRHFFHVDVLEILPYLSCLTPSDQDRLRAYYTSRGNRDTLWDLFNCLKRRSGWVDSLIAALRACELAGLAEEVARVYRSNLPRTTAPLEQHSVPTEVPGPAAAPSAPYNGYREDDPSYPIPVQDTRPPEFQGERSEEALQTPSSGAVPRRPGGPQGPSSDLAALNPLASSRHQEQDTDLGSTHTAGEVSSPTLPRGPVSPSVSFQPLARSTPRASRLPGPALSAPSTGTSSSSTPTGLAFAGGAGDQATVTIRSSEIRVPTNPMTISTAPTEVPTNSAPTSTAPSKLAMMPANTVPSKVPANPAFASTVPSKLPTSLKPPGTMSSNMLPSKLPTNSMRVGAVPSKVSAGLESDPRMPTSVVPNKVPTSTVSTSKSSSRPEETPAAPAPAGPEGSSPWPDSSLETLGPGPELSKPGELLSRVDSQPFSGSSEDLAISRSYSQDKGPSNIPEEDEYVSEFMNSFEIHVTERPSADLLDGSPEPRAAPQPPMREELCVGEVSWLGVAAAGVLLATILTVLYRRRLLH, encoded by the exons ATGTCTGCTGAGGACAGGACCTATCAGTATATCCGCCACAATCATAGACATTTTTTCCATGTTGATGTTCTCGAGATTCTGCCTTACTTGTCCTGCCTCACGCCAAGTGACCAG GATCGGCTGCGGGCCTACTACACATCCAGAGGAAACCGGGACACTCTCTGGGACCTCTTCAACTGCCTGAAGCGGCGAAGTGGCTGGGTGGATTCCCTTATCGCGGCACTGAGGGCCTGTGAGCTGGCTGGTCTCGCCGAAGAAGTGGCCCGTGTCTACAGGAGTAACCTGCCCC GGACCACAGCCCCACTGGAGCAACATTCAGTCCCCACTGAGGTTCCAGGGCCTGCTGCGGCCCCCAGCGCCCCCTACAACGGCTACAGAGAGGATGACCCAAGTTATCCCATACCTGTCCAGGACACCCGGCCACCAGAATTCCAGGGGGAG AGATCAGAGGAAGCCCTGCAGACACCCAGCTCTGGGGCTGTCCCGAGGAGGCCAGGTGGGCCCCAGGGGCCCTCCTCTGACCTGGCGGCCCTCAACCCTCTGGCCTCCAGCAGGCATCAGGAGCAGGACACAGACCTGGGCAGTACCCACACTGCAG GTGAGGTCTCCAGCCCCACGTTACCCCGTGGGCCTGTGTCTCCATCCGTCTCCTTCCAGCCCCTAGCTCGCTCCACCCCCAGGGCAAGCCGCTTGCCTGGGCCCGCACTGTCAGCTCCGTCCACTGGTACCTCCTCCTCTTCCACACCCACTGGCTTGGCTTTTGCAGGAGGTGCTGGTGACCAGGCCACGGTTACCATCCGCTCCAGTGAGATAAGGGTGCCCACCAACCCTATGACCATCAGCACAGCACCCACCGAAGTGCCCACCAACTCAGCACCCACCAGTACAGCACCCTCCAAGTTGGCCATGATGCCTGCAAACACAGTGCCCTCCAAAGTGCCTGCCAACCCAGCCTTTGCCAGCACAGTGCCCTCCAAGTTGCCCACCAGTTTAAAGCCCCCTGGTACGATGTCTTCTAACATGCTCCCGTCCAAGTTGCCCACCAACTCAATGCGTGTTGGTGCAGTGCCATCCAAAGTGTCTGCTGGCTTGGAGTCTGACCCTAGGATGCCCACTAGTGTGGTGCCCAACAAGGTGCCCACCAGCACAGTGTCCACCAGCAAGAGCAGCAGCAGACCAGAG GAGACCCCAGCGGCTCCAGCACCTGCAGGCCCTGAAGGCAGCTCTCCCTGGCCAGACAGCAGTTTGGAGACCTTGGGCCCAGGGCCAGAGCTGAGCAAGCCAGGGGAGCTATTATCCCGGGTAGACAGCCAGCCATTCTCGGGCTCCTCCGAGGACCTAGCCATCAGCCGCAGCTACTCCCAGGACAAGGGGCCCAGCAACATCCCAGAAGAGGACGAGTATGTGTCCGAGTTCATGAACTCCTTTGAGATCCATGTGACCGAGCGCCCCAGTGCTGACCTCCTGGATGGCAGCCCCGAACCTCGTGCCGCCCCACAGCCCCCAATGCGGGAGGAGCTGTGTGTCGGGGAGGTCTCCTGGCTCGGGGTAGCTGCAGCTGGGGTACTCCTGGCCACGATCCTGACTGTGCTATACCGGCGGCGCCTACTGCATTGA
- the MAVS gene encoding mitochondrial antiviral-signaling protein isoform X3, whose protein sequence is MPYQPMRPWGYLLAHFGIACPQVSQKLCCFSLLPPIQMPSTQDRLRAYYTSRGNRDTLWDLFNCLKRRSGWVDSLIAALRACELAGLAEEVARVYRSNLPRTTAPLEQHSVPTEVPGPAAAPSAPYNGYREDDPSYPIPVQDTRPPEFQGERSEEALQTPSSGAVPRRPGGPQGPSSDLAALNPLASSRHQEQDTDLGSTHTAGGAGDQATVTIRSSEIRVPTNPMTISTAPTEVPTNSAPTSTAPSKLAMMPANTVPSKVPANPAFASTVPSKLPTSLKPPGTMSSNMLPSKLPTNSMRVGAVPSKVSAGLESDPRMPTSVVPNKVPTSTVSTSKSSSRPEETPAAPAPAGPEGSSPWPDSSLETLGPGPELSKPGELLSRVDSQPFSGSSEDLAISRSYSQDKGPSNIPEEDEYVSEFMNSFEIHVTERPSADLLDGSPEPRAAPQPPMREELCVGEVSWLGVAAAGVLLATILTVLYRRRLLH, encoded by the exons ATGCCCTATCAGCCTATGCGTCCCTGGGGATACCTGTTGGCCCATTTTGGGATAGCCTGTCCTCAGGTTTCTCAGAAGCTGTGTTGCTTTTCTCTGCTCCCTCCCATACAGATGCCTAGTACACAG GATCGGCTGCGGGCCTACTACACATCCAGAGGAAACCGGGACACTCTCTGGGACCTCTTCAACTGCCTGAAGCGGCGAAGTGGCTGGGTGGATTCCCTTATCGCGGCACTGAGGGCCTGTGAGCTGGCTGGTCTCGCCGAAGAAGTGGCCCGTGTCTACAGGAGTAACCTGCCCC GGACCACAGCCCCACTGGAGCAACATTCAGTCCCCACTGAGGTTCCAGGGCCTGCTGCGGCCCCCAGCGCCCCCTACAACGGCTACAGAGAGGATGACCCAAGTTATCCCATACCTGTCCAGGACACCCGGCCACCAGAATTCCAGGGGGAG AGATCAGAGGAAGCCCTGCAGACACCCAGCTCTGGGGCTGTCCCGAGGAGGCCAGGTGGGCCCCAGGGGCCCTCCTCTGACCTGGCGGCCCTCAACCCTCTGGCCTCCAGCAGGCATCAGGAGCAGGACACAGACCTGGGCAGTACCCACACTGCAG GAGGTGCTGGTGACCAGGCCACGGTTACCATCCGCTCCAGTGAGATAAGGGTGCCCACCAACCCTATGACCATCAGCACAGCACCCACCGAAGTGCCCACCAACTCAGCACCCACCAGTACAGCACCCTCCAAGTTGGCCATGATGCCTGCAAACACAGTGCCCTCCAAAGTGCCTGCCAACCCAGCCTTTGCCAGCACAGTGCCCTCCAAGTTGCCCACCAGTTTAAAGCCCCCTGGTACGATGTCTTCTAACATGCTCCCGTCCAAGTTGCCCACCAACTCAATGCGTGTTGGTGCAGTGCCATCCAAAGTGTCTGCTGGCTTGGAGTCTGACCCTAGGATGCCCACTAGTGTGGTGCCCAACAAGGTGCCCACCAGCACAGTGTCCACCAGCAAGAGCAGCAGCAGACCAGAG GAGACCCCAGCGGCTCCAGCACCTGCAGGCCCTGAAGGCAGCTCTCCCTGGCCAGACAGCAGTTTGGAGACCTTGGGCCCAGGGCCAGAGCTGAGCAAGCCAGGGGAGCTATTATCCCGGGTAGACAGCCAGCCATTCTCGGGCTCCTCCGAGGACCTAGCCATCAGCCGCAGCTACTCCCAGGACAAGGGGCCCAGCAACATCCCAGAAGAGGACGAGTATGTGTCCGAGTTCATGAACTCCTTTGAGATCCATGTGACCGAGCGCCCCAGTGCTGACCTCCTGGATGGCAGCCCCGAACCTCGTGCCGCCCCACAGCCCCCAATGCGGGAGGAGCTGTGTGTCGGGGAGGTCTCCTGGCTCGGGGTAGCTGCAGCTGGGGTACTCCTGGCCACGATCCTGACTGTGCTATACCGGCGGCGCCTACTGCATTGA
- the MAVS gene encoding mitochondrial antiviral-signaling protein isoform X1 — protein MPYQPMRPWGYLLAHFGIACPQVSQKLCCFSLLPPIQMPSTQDRLRAYYTSRGNRDTLWDLFNCLKRRSGWVDSLIAALRACELAGLAEEVARVYRSNLPRTTAPLEQHSVPTEVPGPAAAPSAPYNGYREDDPSYPIPVQDTRPPEFQGERSEEALQTPSSGAVPRRPGGPQGPSSDLAALNPLASSRHQEQDTDLGSTHTAGEVSSPTLPRGPVSPSVSFQPLARSTPRASRLPGPALSAPSTGTSSSSTPTGLAFAGGAGDQATVTIRSSEIRVPTNPMTISTAPTEVPTNSAPTSTAPSKLAMMPANTVPSKVPANPAFASTVPSKLPTSLKPPGTMSSNMLPSKLPTNSMRVGAVPSKVSAGLESDPRMPTSVVPNKVPTSTVSTSKSSSRPEETPAAPAPAGPEGSSPWPDSSLETLGPGPELSKPGELLSRVDSQPFSGSSEDLAISRSYSQDKGPSNIPEEDEYVSEFMNSFEIHVTERPSADLLDGSPEPRAAPQPPMREELCVGEVSWLGVAAAGVLLATILTVLYRRRLLH, from the exons ATGCCCTATCAGCCTATGCGTCCCTGGGGATACCTGTTGGCCCATTTTGGGATAGCCTGTCCTCAGGTTTCTCAGAAGCTGTGTTGCTTTTCTCTGCTCCCTCCCATACAGATGCCTAGTACACAG GATCGGCTGCGGGCCTACTACACATCCAGAGGAAACCGGGACACTCTCTGGGACCTCTTCAACTGCCTGAAGCGGCGAAGTGGCTGGGTGGATTCCCTTATCGCGGCACTGAGGGCCTGTGAGCTGGCTGGTCTCGCCGAAGAAGTGGCCCGTGTCTACAGGAGTAACCTGCCCC GGACCACAGCCCCACTGGAGCAACATTCAGTCCCCACTGAGGTTCCAGGGCCTGCTGCGGCCCCCAGCGCCCCCTACAACGGCTACAGAGAGGATGACCCAAGTTATCCCATACCTGTCCAGGACACCCGGCCACCAGAATTCCAGGGGGAG AGATCAGAGGAAGCCCTGCAGACACCCAGCTCTGGGGCTGTCCCGAGGAGGCCAGGTGGGCCCCAGGGGCCCTCCTCTGACCTGGCGGCCCTCAACCCTCTGGCCTCCAGCAGGCATCAGGAGCAGGACACAGACCTGGGCAGTACCCACACTGCAG GTGAGGTCTCCAGCCCCACGTTACCCCGTGGGCCTGTGTCTCCATCCGTCTCCTTCCAGCCCCTAGCTCGCTCCACCCCCAGGGCAAGCCGCTTGCCTGGGCCCGCACTGTCAGCTCCGTCCACTGGTACCTCCTCCTCTTCCACACCCACTGGCTTGGCTTTTGCAGGAGGTGCTGGTGACCAGGCCACGGTTACCATCCGCTCCAGTGAGATAAGGGTGCCCACCAACCCTATGACCATCAGCACAGCACCCACCGAAGTGCCCACCAACTCAGCACCCACCAGTACAGCACCCTCCAAGTTGGCCATGATGCCTGCAAACACAGTGCCCTCCAAAGTGCCTGCCAACCCAGCCTTTGCCAGCACAGTGCCCTCCAAGTTGCCCACCAGTTTAAAGCCCCCTGGTACGATGTCTTCTAACATGCTCCCGTCCAAGTTGCCCACCAACTCAATGCGTGTTGGTGCAGTGCCATCCAAAGTGTCTGCTGGCTTGGAGTCTGACCCTAGGATGCCCACTAGTGTGGTGCCCAACAAGGTGCCCACCAGCACAGTGTCCACCAGCAAGAGCAGCAGCAGACCAGAG GAGACCCCAGCGGCTCCAGCACCTGCAGGCCCTGAAGGCAGCTCTCCCTGGCCAGACAGCAGTTTGGAGACCTTGGGCCCAGGGCCAGAGCTGAGCAAGCCAGGGGAGCTATTATCCCGGGTAGACAGCCAGCCATTCTCGGGCTCCTCCGAGGACCTAGCCATCAGCCGCAGCTACTCCCAGGACAAGGGGCCCAGCAACATCCCAGAAGAGGACGAGTATGTGTCCGAGTTCATGAACTCCTTTGAGATCCATGTGACCGAGCGCCCCAGTGCTGACCTCCTGGATGGCAGCCCCGAACCTCGTGCCGCCCCACAGCCCCCAATGCGGGAGGAGCTGTGTGTCGGGGAGGTCTCCTGGCTCGGGGTAGCTGCAGCTGGGGTACTCCTGGCCACGATCCTGACTGTGCTATACCGGCGGCGCCTACTGCATTGA